One segment of Thermococcus profundus DNA contains the following:
- a CDS encoding fumarylacetoacetate hydrolase family protein: protein MLRLPFRDGFYELRPSKIVALAKNYEEHAKEMKSDVPEKPVFFLKPPSALIGPGDPIILPRMSKRVDHEVELAVIIGKRTKRVPAEKAMDYVIGYTIMLDITARDLQAEARKKGLPWTIAKGFDTFAPVGPRVVDKRELKIDDLEIGLKVNGELRQLGRTSEMVFKVPELIEYISSVMTLEPGDIIATGTPAGVGPLRHGDHVEAWIEGIGKVEFDVLSEGSILC from the coding sequence ATGCTCCGCCTCCCCTTCCGCGACGGCTTTTACGAACTCAGGCCGAGCAAGATAGTAGCGCTGGCCAAAAACTACGAGGAGCACGCAAAGGAAATGAAAAGCGACGTTCCAGAGAAGCCGGTCTTCTTCCTCAAGCCGCCGAGCGCCCTAATAGGCCCTGGAGACCCGATAATCCTTCCCAGGATGAGCAAGCGCGTTGACCACGAGGTCGAACTGGCTGTCATCATAGGAAAGAGGACAAAGCGCGTTCCTGCTGAGAAGGCGATGGACTACGTCATAGGCTACACCATAATGCTCGACATTACCGCTCGCGATCTCCAGGCAGAGGCAAGGAAAAAGGGCCTTCCCTGGACGATAGCGAAGGGCTTCGATACCTTCGCCCCCGTCGGGCCTAGGGTCGTTGATAAGCGCGAGTTAAAGATAGATGACCTTGAAATCGGCCTCAAGGTTAATGGAGAGCTGAGACAGCTTGGAAGGACGAGCGAGATGGTATTTAAAGTCCCGGAGCTGATAGAGTACATAAGCTCGGTGATGACGCTGGAACCGGGGGATATAATAGCCACAGGAACGCCGGCCGGCGTCGGCCCGCTCAGGCACGGAGACCACGTGGAGGCGTGGATAGAGGGGATAGGAAAGGTGGAGTTCGACGTTTTAAGCGAGGGATCTATACTGTGCTGA
- a CDS encoding TIGR04076 family protein — translation MEKLEIRVVEIRGKCPVFRVGDRIVIEGPAINLKETDAVCTHAFASFLPYIVALRKGIKPSELGLGGRDKAYVQCLDPGPPYTDGGTVIFEITVVRDEGEKGMASGEGGSG, via the coding sequence ATGGAAAAACTAGAGATTCGCGTTGTGGAAATCCGGGGAAAATGTCCTGTCTTTCGGGTGGGGGACAGGATAGTGATCGAAGGACCGGCGATAAACCTCAAAGAGACCGATGCCGTGTGCACCCACGCCTTTGCTTCCTTCCTCCCCTACATAGTTGCCCTCCGAAAGGGTATTAAGCCGAGTGAGTTAGGCCTCGGTGGGCGGGATAAGGCCTACGTTCAGTGCCTCGATCCCGGGCCGCCCTACACGGACGGCGGGACTGTGATCTTTGAGATAACGGTGGTGCGAGATGAAGGCGAGAAAGGCATGGCGAGTGGTGAGGGAGGTAGTGGATGA
- a CDS encoding GTPase has product MKARKAWRVVREVVDEADIVVEVVDARDPIGTRNRKLERLIQEEGKPLLIVMNKADLVPKEWAEEYKRKSEIPVVFISARERKGTGILRREIKKLAKPFLDEKERVKVALIGYPNVGKSTIINTLKGRKAVKTAPIPGYTKGKQLIRLSKKIWLLDSPGVIPIDDFDELVIRGGFPADKIEEPVKPAVKLIGRILETRKEAITEKFGIEEFESEEDILRRIGERRGLIKAGGEVDIEETARWFLREWQTGRFTLFGNEEEKKRDFLWDFEDILDGIEKDLLLDPRRILWKYGDELRAKFDGQKRVGIREIEGFTVGIATGFKKCDGGIKLLEELTGKHVLASECFGKKWKGVVAVME; this is encoded by the coding sequence ATGAAGGCGAGAAAGGCATGGCGAGTGGTGAGGGAGGTAGTGGATGAGGCTGACATCGTCGTTGAGGTAGTTGATGCTCGTGATCCAATTGGAACGAGGAACAGGAAGCTCGAGAGGCTGATCCAAGAAGAAGGAAAGCCCCTGCTCATAGTCATGAACAAGGCTGACCTAGTCCCCAAGGAGTGGGCTGAAGAATACAAACGGAAGAGCGAGATCCCGGTCGTTTTCATCTCCGCTAGGGAGAGGAAGGGAACGGGAATACTAAGGAGGGAGATCAAAAAGCTCGCAAAACCTTTCCTCGACGAGAAAGAACGGGTTAAGGTGGCCCTCATAGGCTACCCGAACGTCGGCAAAAGCACGATAATCAACACCCTGAAGGGAAGGAAAGCCGTAAAAACTGCACCGATTCCGGGCTACACGAAGGGAAAGCAGTTGATAAGGCTGAGCAAGAAAATATGGCTTCTAGACAGCCCTGGTGTTATTCCGATAGATGATTTCGACGAGCTGGTCATCAGGGGCGGCTTTCCCGCTGACAAGATAGAAGAACCCGTAAAACCGGCGGTAAAGCTCATCGGGAGAATCCTCGAAACTAGGAAAGAGGCCATAACGGAGAAGTTTGGGATAGAGGAGTTCGAGAGCGAGGAGGACATCCTGAGGAGGATAGGCGAGAGAAGGGGCCTTATAAAGGCGGGCGGTGAGGTTGACATAGAGGAAACGGCCAGATGGTTCCTCCGCGAATGGCAGACCGGAAGGTTCACTCTCTTTGGGAACGAGGAGGAAAAGAAGAGGGATTTCCTCTGGGACTTTGAGGACATCCTCGACGGAATAGAAAAGGACCTCCTTCTCGACCCTAGGAGGATTCTGTGGAAGTACGGAGACGAGCTGAGGGCGAAGTTCGACGGCCAGAAACGCGTTGGAATCCGGGAGATTGAGGGCTTCACCGTTGGCATAGCAACTGGCTTCAAGAAGTGCGACGGGGGGATAAAGCTCTTGGAGGAGCTGACCGGGAAGCACGTTCTGGCGAGCGAGTGCTTTGGGAAGAAGTGGAAAGGTGTAGTGGCGGTGATGGAGTGA
- the trm14 gene encoding tRNA (guanine(6)-N2)-methyltransferase, with amino-acid sequence MRLLLTTSQGIEDLAAREITSLMEGLGVPFRVEEKPLGVEGRLLLEAGEAYYTDEKGRKRELSIATYLNENSRLLHRVIQEIARERFEGIEEEEPETALRRIEDFVSGLPVERYVKTSEPFAVRPFRKGEHRITSLDISRTVGKAIFERLERFGTPKVNLDHPAVIFRAELVGDVFFVGIDTTGDSSLHKRPWRVYDHPAHLKASIANALIELAEPDGGPFMDPFCGSGTIPIELALRGYQGRIICLEKYRRHLRGAEMNALVAGVHDRMEFVLGDATRLSEYVESVDFAVSNLPYGLKIGRKSMIPGLYRGFFSELAKVLEKRGVFITTEKRAIEEAIAENGFEIAHHRLIGHGGLMVHTYVVK; translated from the coding sequence ATGAGACTCTTACTCACAACCTCCCAGGGAATTGAAGACCTAGCCGCAAGAGAGATCACCTCGCTGATGGAGGGGCTTGGAGTTCCGTTTCGAGTGGAGGAGAAGCCCTTAGGTGTTGAGGGAAGACTGCTCCTTGAGGCTGGTGAAGCCTATTACACCGATGAGAAGGGCAGAAAGAGGGAGCTGAGCATAGCAACCTACCTCAACGAGAACTCGAGGCTCCTCCACAGGGTTATCCAGGAGATAGCAAGAGAGAGGTTTGAGGGAATTGAAGAGGAAGAACCTGAAACTGCCCTCAGGAGGATAGAGGACTTCGTTTCAGGGCTTCCGGTGGAAAGGTACGTCAAGACGAGTGAGCCCTTTGCAGTGAGGCCCTTCAGGAAAGGCGAACACAGGATAACGAGCCTCGACATCTCAAGAACCGTTGGAAAGGCCATCTTTGAGAGATTGGAACGCTTCGGGACTCCAAAGGTGAACCTCGACCACCCGGCGGTGATATTCAGGGCGGAGCTTGTTGGGGACGTCTTCTTCGTCGGAATAGACACCACTGGTGACAGTTCACTCCACAAGAGGCCCTGGCGCGTCTACGACCACCCTGCGCACCTGAAGGCGAGCATAGCCAACGCACTCATAGAGCTGGCAGAGCCAGACGGAGGGCCCTTTATGGACCCCTTCTGCGGGAGCGGGACTATTCCGATAGAGCTCGCCCTCAGAGGGTACCAGGGAAGGATAATCTGCCTGGAGAAGTACCGCAGGCACCTGCGGGGGGCCGAGATGAACGCCCTGGTAGCCGGAGTTCATGATAGGATGGAGTTCGTCCTCGGAGATGCGACGAGGCTGAGCGAATACGTTGAGAGCGTAGACTTCGCCGTTAGCAACCTTCCCTACGGCCTGAAGATAGGGCGGAAGAGCATGATACCCGGGCTCTACCGGGGGTTCTTCAGCGAGCTCGCCAAAGTCCTCGAGAAGCGTGGAGTTTTCATAACGACCGAAAAGAGGGCAATAGAGGAGGCCATAGCCGAGAACGGGTTCGAAATAGCTCACCACCGGCTCATCGGCCACGGAGGACTGATGGTGCATACCTATGTAGTCAAGTGA